In the Fusobacterium varium genome, one interval contains:
- a CDS encoding Rne/Rng family ribonuclease has product MNQIVINIDDFQSRAAIIEDGKVVEILVEREEEGRINGSIYKGKVANVLPGMESAFVNIGLEKNGFLYVNDLREFEEKYLDGILNSNRPIEDILTVGDEVVVQILNEPRGNKGARVTTHFTIPGKYLVLMPNNDHIAISKKIKDEEERERLENIFKDIKPANMGVIIRTAAYGKSEFHFEREIEYLVKKWEDIEKKIKGAKIGEVLYKDNGIVTTVLRDIFSNDIDELIVDNEEVYWEIIDYVNAFSEKTLKTKIKLYRDSDEKEIFDLYGISEEIEKALNEVVWLECGGYLVIQKTEALISIDVNTGKNTGSYNLEETVVNTNVEAAREIPRQLRLRNFGGIIIIDFIDMRVEEDKVRVIEELEKNLQKDRIKNNIVHFTDLGLVEMTRKRTGKPLAYYYQEVCPYCNGTGKVKSQDALVHELIKEIKLSSDDRDISKIKVVLSKRLKDSFTEVYFDIMREYLKNKGKSIELEVGINNDTQYEIILVK; this is encoded by the coding sequence ATGAATCAAATAGTAATCAATATAGATGACTTTCAATCTAGAGCAGCTATAATTGAAGATGGAAAAGTGGTTGAAATCCTAGTGGAGCGAGAAGAGGAAGGAAGAATAAATGGAAGTATTTATAAGGGAAAAGTTGCCAATGTTCTTCCAGGAATGGAATCAGCTTTTGTAAATATAGGATTGGAAAAAAATGGATTTCTTTATGTAAATGATTTAAGAGAGTTTGAAGAGAAATATTTAGATGGAATTTTGAATAGCAATAGACCAATAGAGGATATTTTAACTGTTGGTGATGAAGTAGTAGTACAAATTTTAAATGAACCTCGTGGAAATAAGGGAGCAAGAGTAACAACACACTTTACAATACCAGGAAAATATTTGGTATTGATGCCAAATAATGATCATATAGCTATCTCTAAAAAGATTAAAGATGAGGAAGAGAGAGAAAGATTAGAAAATATTTTTAAAGATATAAAGCCTGCTAATATGGGAGTAATTATTAGAACAGCTGCCTATGGAAAAAGTGAATTTCATTTTGAAAGAGAGATAGAGTATCTTGTAAAAAAATGGGAAGATATTGAGAAAAAAATTAAGGGAGCTAAGATAGGAGAGGTTCTATATAAAGATAATGGAATAGTGACAACTGTATTGAGAGATATCTTTTCAAATGATATAGATGAACTTATAGTTGATAATGAAGAGGTTTATTGGGAGATAATAGACTATGTAAATGCTTTTAGTGAAAAGACATTGAAAACTAAGATTAAACTATATAGAGATAGTGATGAGAAAGAGATTTTTGATCTGTATGGAATAAGTGAAGAGATAGAGAAGGCTTTAAATGAAGTTGTATGGCTTGAATGTGGAGGTTATCTTGTAATTCAAAAGACAGAAGCACTAATAAGTATAGATGTAAATACAGGAAAAAATACAGGTAGTTATAATTTAGAGGAAACAGTTGTAAATACCAATGTAGAGGCAGCTAGAGAGATACCAAGGCAGTTGAGGCTTCGTAACTTTGGTGGAATTATAATAATTGACTTTATTGATATGAGAGTGGAAGAGGATAAAGTTAGAGTTATTGAAGAGCTAGAGAAAAATTTACAAAAAGATAGAATTAAAAATAATATAGTGCATTTTACAGATTTAGGTCTTGTTGAGATGACAAGAAAGAGAACTGGAAAGCCACTAGCTTATTACTATCAAGAGGTATGTCCATATTGTAATGGAACTGGTAAGGTAAAATCTCAAGATGCTTTAGTTCATGAGCTTATAAAAGAGATAAAATTATCTTCAGATGATAGGGATATAAGTAAGATAAAAGTTGTACTTTCAAAGAGACTTAAAGACTCTTTTACTGAAGTATATTTTGATATAATGAGAGAATATCTAAAAAATAAAGGGAAAAGTATAGAGCTAGAAGTAGGAATAAATAACGATACTCAATATGAGATAATTCTAGTTAAATAG